The Deinococcus puniceus genome segment GCCGAGGTTTACTACGCCGCCCCGCTCGTTCAAAATTGCGCCGAGGCTGGCGAGCAGCAGCGGCGTGCCCACCGCCAGCGCCCGCACCAGCGCCTCTACAAAGACGTTATCCATTTGCTTTACTCCCTGCGGGACGGGCTGTACCCCACGTCACCCGGTTTCTGATAAACACCTCGGAACTGATCAGGCACAGCAAAATGACGCCGCTGAACACGTCCACCACGCGGAAAGGCATATTCAGGTCAATCTTGAGCAGGTCGCCGCCTGCCAGAATGATCGCCATCACGGGGGCCGTGATCAGGCACAGCGCCGGGTTGCCGCGAGCCAGCCACGCCACGATCACGGCAGTAAAGCCGTAGCCGAGGCTGATCTGTCCGGCTTCCAGCAGGCGGTGATGGATGCCCGCCACTTCGCCCGCGCCTGCCAAGCCTGCCATGCCGCCCGTGATCAGGGCCACCGTCGTTGCCACCCGGCCCGCGCTGAGGCCCGCGTACCGCGCCGCGCCGGGATTCTCGCCCACCACGCGCAGGGCGTAGCCGAACGTAGAGCGGCTGAGTACCCATTGCAGCGTCAGTGCGCCCGCCACCCCCAGCACCAGCGTGGGCCAATGCACCTGCGTGCCGGGAATCACGTCCAGAAAGCCGTTTTCGGGAAACAGGTCGGTGTAGATGTACCCGCGCACCTCTTTGCCCTTCCACGGCCCCGCGATCAGGTACGTCACCACCGCCACGGCGATGTAATTCAGCATTAGGGTGCTGAGAATCTCGTTGACGTTCAGGCGGCGCAGCCACGCGGCGATTCCGGCCCACAGCCCGCCGCCCACCGCGCCCATGATGAACATGGCAGGCAGCAGCAGCACGCCGGGCAGGGGTAAAAACAGCGCCGTACCTGCGGCGAACACGGCCCCCAACAGCACTTGCCCTTCCGCCCCGATGTTGAAGAATTGCGCCCGGAACGCCAACGCCAGCCCGGAGCCGATAAGAAGCAGGGGAATGGTGCGCCGGGCGACTTCGGCCAGTCCGGTGGAATCGCCCAGCGTACCGCGCAGCATGGTGCCGTAGACCGTGCCGGGGCTGACGCCGTAGAAAACGAAAATCAGGGCGCACAACAGCAGCGCCACGACAACGGCGGCCAACGTGACCCACGCGGCGCGGGCGGCAGATGGGGCGGACAGAGCCGTGAACCTCATGCAATAACCCCCTGATCTGCGCCGGGGATCACCGTCGGATGCGCCCCGCCCATCATCATGCCCAACGATTCCCGCGTGACTTCGGCCACCGGGAACGGCCCGCGCAATTCGCCGCCCACCATCACGCCGATTCGGTCAGACAAGCTCAGCAACTCGTCCAAATCCTCGCTGACCAGCAGCACGCCCGCGCCGCCCTCGGTGCGTTCCAGCAGCACCCGGTGAACCTGATCGGTGGCCCCGATGTCTAGCCCATAGGTGGGGTGTACAGCCAAAATCAGCTTGGGCGAACCGTTCAGCTCCCGTGCCAAAATCAACTTTTGAATGTTGCCGCCACTGAGCAGGCGGCTGGGGGTATGAATACCGGGAGTCGCCACTGAATAGGCTTCCACGTCTTGCCGCGCACGGGCGTCGGTAGCGGCGAGGTCGCGGGCCAGCCCCCTTGCCAGCGGCGCACGCGCATAGTCGCGCAGGGCCAGATTTTCGGCCACCGTCATGGTGGGCACGGTGCCGGAATGAATCCGGTCTTCGGGAATGTGGGCCACGCCGCCGCGAAAGCGTTCGTCGGCATTTCCGGTCAGGGGTTGCCCCGCCAGCGTCACCTCTCCCGCCGAAGCGTGCAGTCCGGCCAGCACTTCCACCAGTTCGCTCTGGCCGTTGCCCGCGATTCCGGCCACGCCCAAGACCTCGCCCTGACGCAGATCAAAAGTCAAGCCGCGCAGGGCAGGCAGACCGCGTGCGCCCAGTGCGGTCAGGTTCCGCACCGTCAAGAGCGGCGTTTCTGGCCTCGCAGCGCCTGTATCTAACCTCAGTGTGCGTTTGCGGGTAAAGTCCACGCTGCGGCCCACCATCATCTCGGCCAAATCCTCGCGGGTCGCGCCTGCCGTGTCGCGCCCGCCCACCACTTTGCCGCGCCGCAAGACGGTCACGCGGTCAGCCACCGCCAGCACCTCATCCAGCTTATGAGAGATGAAAATCAGGCTGCGCCCATCGGCTTTCAGCTCGCGCATCACGCGAAACAGGGCGTCGGCTTCCTGTGGGGTCAGCACGCTAGTCGGCTCATCCAGAATCAGGACTTGCGCCCCCCGCATCAGCGCCCGCACGATTTCCACCCGCTGTTTTTCTCCGGGCGACAGGTCGGACACGCGGGCCTGCGGATTCACTTCTAGGCCGTATTTGCTCGACAGTTCGCGCACCCGCCCCGCCACCCCACGCGCCGGGAACAAGCCGCTGCCCCCGCCGAGCGCAAGGTTTTCGGCCACAGTATGCCGCGCCACCAACAAGGGATGCTGCGGCACCAGCCCAATGCCTAATTTGAGCGCCTGCGCCGGACTGGTCACGCGCACGGGCTGGCCGCGCAACTCCACCGTGCCCTCATCGGGCTGATAGAGGCCGTACAGGATAGAAATCAGCGTGCTTTTGCCCGCGCCGTTTTCGCCCAGCAGGGCCAAGACTTCGCCCGCGTCTACGGTCAGGTCTACCGAATCGTTAGCCACCACGCCGGGAAACCGCTTGGTAATGCCGCGCAGCCGCAGCGCAGGCGGGACAGAATTGGCTTGTTGGGGTTGGGTCACGCTCTGAGTCACAGTCACCGTCCAGAAAGAAGGGGAGAGGGCGTGAGTGGAGGGTGTAGCGGCAAGAATTTCAGACTGCTTTGAGTGTGATGGAACAGCACAGCCAGAGCCTATCCCGACTCGTTTGGATTCTGCGCGGGCAGAGTCAGACCTGTGGCATCAAGACGGGCCAGCCCAACCCAAAAATTGTGACTTGTCTTTCATAGTAGTACGGCGTCTAAGTAAATGCAATCCGACTTGGAGCGCCAGCAAAAGAGGCGGAAGCTTTAGCCCCCGCCGTCCCTAGCATCTGGATTCCTTACGCCACAGGCGCAACCTCGTCGCTGTGAATCACGCGCAGTTCTTCGGCCTTGCCCTTCAGCAGCGGCATCACCAGTTCCCCGAAACGCCGGGATTCCTCCAGGTGCGGGTACCCGCTGAAAATGAACGAGCTGAAGCCCATCTCCTCATATCGGCGGATTTTGGCGGCCACTTGTTCGGGGCTGCCGATCAGGGCTACGCCGACGCCGCTGCGGGCCATGCCCACGCCCGCCCACAGGCCCGGTTCCACCATTAAATCCTCGCCCACGCCCGACAGCATCTCTATTTGGCGCTGCTGGCCTACGCCGTCCACATGGGCATAACTCGCCACAAACGCCGCCCGCACCGCTGGATCAACCCGGCTGATCAGGCGTTCGGCGGCGGCGCGGGCCTTGGCTTCGGTTTCGCGCACGATCACGTGGGTTCGCAGGCCGTAGCGCAGCTTGCGTCCAGTTTGGGCTTCCAGCGCCCGCATCTGCGCCATACGCTCGGCCAACATGTCTTCGCGCTCGCCCCACATCAGGTACACGTCGGCCAGATCGGCGGCAATTTGCTGAGCCACCGGGGAAGCGCCGCCAAAATACAGCGGAATGGGCTGCACGGGGGCGGGGTCTAACACGGCTTTCTCGAAGGAATACAGATCGGACTTGAAGGATTGCGGCGGCGGCTGCGTCCAGAGTTGGCGCAAAATGGTCATAAATTCGCGGGTGCGCTCGTAGCGGCGGGAGTGATCTTCATTGTCACCGTACATGGCATTCTCGGCGGGACTGCTTCCGGTCACGATGTTCAGGCGCACCCGCCCCGGAAACAGGTTTTGCAGGGTCGCCAGCATCTTGGCATACATGGCCGGATGGAACATACCGGGCCGCACCGCGATCAGCAGGGCCGGATCGGTGGCGGCAGTGCGGGCCAACGCTGCCACTGCCGCCGTGTAGTTTTCATGCTCGGAGTGGTAGTTGGTGGCGGTCAGCAGGGCGTCGAATCCGGCCTCGCCCGCCGTTTCGATCAGGCTGGAAATGTAGGGCAGCGTGGGCTTACGCGGCGGCCTTTCGCGGGTGCCGATGTACTCGCCGTCGCGGGAGAGTTGCAAGAACCACAGGAATTCGGACTGGGAAGGTTGGGTCATGGGAACCTCTGTTGGTGGTGAGTGGGCGGCGGGGATTGTTGGTGAACCCCCAGTCTGCTTCGCAGCCAGCCCCCCTCAAGGGGAGCGCAACAGCTTTTGTCCTCCCCTTGAGGGGGGGCGTTGCGAAGCAACGGGGGGGTTCACACGCAAGCTCAATTTAAAGCCTCACGCCTTCACCCCGCCCGCCGTCAAACCAGCCACAAAGCGTTTTTGGAACACGGCGATCAGGACAACGATGGGCACGGTGGCGATGACCACAGCGGCGGCGATCAGCGGCCACGGAAAGGCGAATTCGCCCTGATACAGCGTGACGCCCACCGACACGGTTCGCATGCTCAGGCGGGTATTGAAGCTGAGGGCCAGCAAGAATTCATTCCAAGAATTGACGAAGACCAGCAGCGCCGCCGTGACCACGCCGGGGGCCGACAGGGGCAGCACCACGCGGGTCAGTGCGCCGAAGCGGGTGGAGCCGTCCACCATCGCCGCCGATTCGAGGTCACGGGGAATGGAGCTGAAGAAGGCCACGAGTGTCAGAATGGCGACGGGCAGGCTGAGGGCCGCATACGGCAAAATCAGCGCCGGATAGGAGTTGAGCAGCGACGCGCCGCGCATCAGCCGGAACAGCGGCACCAACAGACTGACCACCGGGAACATGGAGAAGGCCACCACGACGGTCAGCAGCACACCCCGGCCCCGGATGTTCAGGCGCGAGAGGGCGTAGGCGGCGGGCGCGGCCACCACGATGGCCAGCACGGTACTCAGCAGACTGACAGTGAGGGAATTGAAGAAAAAGCGGGCGAACGGCTGCTCGGTAAACACCTGCGCGTAATTGGCAAAGTTCAGCGCACTCGGCAGGTATTGCACGGGAAATTTCTGCAATTCGCCCTCTGTCTTGATGGAGGTCAGCACCATCCAGATAAAGGGGAAGAATCCACCGACGATCAGGGCAGCGAGGCCTAACCAGCGGCCCGCCCGTTCCAGCGGTGAGAGGCGTGGGGGTGCGTCTTCCATGTCAGTCCCCCCCGCGCACGAAGCGCACGTAGACGGCAGTGACGGCCAAACTCACGGCAAACAGCGCCACGCTCAGGGTCGCCGCATAGCCGAAGTCCAGAAACTCGATAGACGTGCGGTAGATGTACACGCCCAACGTTTCCAACAAGCCCTGCGCCGGGGCCTGCTGAATGAAGGTGTACGGAATATCGAAGACCTGCACGGCGCTGATAGACCGGAAGATGAAGGCCACTGCTAGACTGGGAGCCAGCATCGGCAAAATAATGCGGAAGAAGGACTGCACCCGCGTCGCGCCGTCTACATCGGCGGCCTCGGTGAGTTCGCGGGGAATGCCCTGCAAGCCGCCCAGCACGATCAGGGCCACGAAAGAACTGGTTTTCCAGACAATCGTGACTACCATCGCCGCCACCGCCAGCCCCGGCGTAGACAGCCAGCGCAGCGGCTCCTGAATGATGCCCGTGCGTACCAGCAGGTCGTTGAACACGCCGTATTGCCCGTTGAACAGCCACGCGAATATAAGCCCCGTGATGACGGGCGGCATGGCCCACGGCAGCAGTAGGGCCACCCGCGCCAGCCCGCGCAACCGGCTGGGTGTATGGGCCGCCAGCGCCATAGGAATGCCCACCAGAAACGAACCAACAACGGTCAGCACGCCAAAAAACAGGGTATTGCGGAGCGCCTGCCCAAAACGGGGGTCACCGAACATCTGCACGTATTGCTGAAAGCCCACGAACGGCGTGCCCAGCCCCGGCTCGGTCAGTTTGTTCACGAACAGGCTGTCGCGCAGGGTCGTAATCATGGGAAACAGCAGAATGCCGCACAGCAGCAGCGCGGCGGGAGCCAGCAACATCACGGCCAGCCAGCCCTCGGACGGTTCCCGGCGAAAGCGGTGCGGCTTGGCCGGAAGCGAGGTGGATTGAGAGGGGAGAGCCATACACAGACCTCGCTTTAAGGTGGAGGTAAATCGATTTAGATTGCTGAGGAGGGCGTCTAAGGGTCTAAGAGTCGAGGGTCTAAGGGCAAACGCGTAGGGGTAACTGTCCCCACCTCTCCTGCGGAGCTTTGCAAGTCTAAGGGGGCGGTGCGGCAGCGACGGGGGGGTGCACGCGACTTCAATTTCAACCGCCCCCAGCTGCCGCTCGTCCTAGTCCCTTAGACCCTCAGACCAGCGCCCTTACTTGAGGAGTGGCTCCAAGTCCCGCTGCATGTCGGCCAGCGCCACATCTACCGTCTTGCTTCCGGCCACCGCTGCCGACACGTTGTTGCGAATAATTTCGCTGACGCGGGGATAGTTGGCGGTAATCGGGCGGGGGCGGGCCTTGGTCACAATAGAGAACAGGCTCTTGAAGTGGGGATTGGCCGCCACGACTCCGGCATCGTTGTACAGGCTCTTGCGGATAGGCAGGTACGCGCCTTTAATCGCCATTTCCTTCTGAATGTCGCTGCTGGCCATGAATTGCAGCAGTTTGGCGCTGGCGGCCTTGTTGCGGCTGTACGCGCTCACGGCCCATTGCCAGCCGCCCGTGCAGGTGGCGGTGCTGTTTTTGCCGAAGGCAGGAATGGCCGTTACGCCCACATCGCCCTTGACTTTGGTGGGCTGGGGGCTGCTGCCCTGAAAATGCGCCCAAGCGTAGCTCCAGTTCATGCCGAACAAGACGTTTCCGGCCTGAAACTGCTGGCGGCTGTCGTCGGTTTTCATCTCGCTGGAAGCGGCGGGGGCCAGTTTGGTTTTCACGGCGTTCACCAAAAAGCCGAGGCCCTGCTTGGCGGCGGGGCTGGTCACGTCGTTCACGTTGCCGCCGCCCGTCCACGTCAGTTGCAAAAAGTTGCAGACCGTTCCTTCAATGGGCGCGCCCTGAAAGTTGAAGCCCTGCAAGTTGCCGCCCTCGGCCTTCTGAATGCGGGCGGCGGTGGCAGCCAGTTCGTCCCAGGTTTTGGGCACTTTGGCGTTGTGCTTGGCCAGCAGATCCTTGCGGTAATACAGGAACTGCGCGTCGGTGAAGGCGGGCATGGCGTACAACTTGCCGCCCACGCTGGCAGCGTTCACCGGGCCAGCAAGGAAGGCTTTCAGGTACACCTCTTTGTTGGGCACGTAGGCGTCCAGCGGTTCGGCCCACCCTGCGGCGGCAAACGTGGCCGTGCGAACCACATCGATCAAGAAAATATCCAGCGTGTTGTCTTTGGCCGCCAGCACAGTCGTGAGGTACTGGTTCTGCGCCTCACTCGTGGCCCCGCCCGTTTCGATCTTAATTTTAATGTTCGGATTCTGTTTCTGAAAGCGGTCAAACAGCGGTTGGAAGATTTCGGGGCGTTGCTGGCTGCCCATGAAGACATTCAGGGTGGTGGTGGCAGCGCTGGCGGCAGAGCTGAGGAGCAGGGCGGTGGTCAGAACAAGACGGGTTCGCAGAGTGGTTCGCATAGTCAAGCCTCCAAAACGGGTCAGGGTTGACCCCAGAACAGATGACCAATCCTATCAACAGTTCATAGGCTGGGTCAGATGATGCCGCCCACCCCACTGCCTTCTCCCTGCTCCGGCCAAAGTGATTGGCATAAAGACGCACTGGCACACGGCCAACGGTTCGGACGCCACTTCACGGGTCAGGCGGGATTGTGCAAGTCAGGTTAAGGAATCTATATCACACAACGCCCTGACCGCTCTTTTATGACTAGTATGTCATTTAAACTAGAGCTGCTGATCAGAGGTAAGCCAACGCCCAGTCTGCTTGCCCGTGCGCCAGTCCGGCCCGCAGCAGGGCTTCTCCACTCGGTGCGCCGTCATGGAAGTAAGGGAGGCCCGCTGCCCGAGTCTGGAAGTCTTCCATGCTCTGCTTTTCGGGCGCGTGAAGGACTTCGGCCACTATGCCCGCCTCTACCCGGTACACCGCGCCGTACACGTTGCCGCGCCGGGCATCCAGCGACACGGCCACCGATTCCGACAGTCGCACGCCGTCTGGCCCGCGCACCAGCCCCTCCAGCGTGGGCACGCCCACCACCTCCGCGCCCCACACCCGCGCCAGCCCCAGCGCGTAGCTTGCGCCCACCCGCACGCCCGTATAGGACCCCGGCCCCGTGCCAATGACAATTCGCTCTGCCCGCAGCGGCAAGCCCGCTTCTTCAAACAGCTCGGCCACTGCGCCCGCCACCCGCTCGGCATGGGCGCGGCCCACCTCGGCAGACCAGACCCGCATGCCACCCGGCCACGCCAGCGCCAAGGTCAGGAATGGAGTGGCAGTATCAAGGGCCAGCGTTACGGGGGCGGCGTCGATAGGAGCAGGGGAGAAGGTCACGGGAGAATTGTAGGGCGCTGGGAGAGAGAGTTCGGGATCGTGGGTCGATTGTCCAAGGGTCTAAAGGTCTAGGGTCTAAGGAAGGGCAATCGCTTTGCTCAGTTCCCCTTATGCGGCTGCGGTTGTTTGTGCTTTTCGCACTGACCACTCCCCGGCCCAGAGCGCTCCTATCCCTCCACCGCGTAAGGAAACAGCAGCGTCGCCAGAATCACCGTGCCCACATCGAACGCCGCCAAGAAGCCCACCCACGCCGTCACTTCCGGCGTCCAGCCCGTTTGCAGCAGCAGGGTGGTGGCCTTCACGCTAGAGATGACCACAGGCACCAAGATGGGAAAGGCCAGCGCAGGCAGTAGGGCCTCACGCGCCCGCAGGCTGACCGTGATGCTGCCGTAGAACGTGGTTCCGGCAGCAAAGCCCAGTACGCCCAGCACGGTCAGGAGCGCCAGCTCGGGCCAAGGCACAGCACGGCCCGCGCCCGCCGCGCCAAACAGGATCAGACCCATCGGAACGGCCAGCGCCGCCACCAGCAGAAGCGGCCCCAACACGCCCAGCAACTTGCCCAGATACAGCGCCCCGTGCGCCCCCGGGTAGAGGGTGAGTTGCTCCAGCGCCCCGGCCTCCTGCTCCTGTGCAAAGGCCCGCTGAGCGCCCACGGCGGCGGCCAAAGCGAGAGCCGTCCAGACCGCGCCCGACGCCAATTCCGCCGCCCCATCGTCGGAACGGGTCACGCCTCCGGTGAGGGCCAGCCCCAGCACCAGCAGCACCAGTCCGGCAAAAAACCCTGTCGCCAGCAGCGCGTCACGGGTACGGCCTGCCACGCGCAGGTCTTTGGCGGCCACCGTGAGTACTGTCTGGAAGGCGGAGCGTGGGGTCTGAATGGTGGTGGGTGCATCGTGGATCGTGGTGATGCCCTCGTGTTGCCGGTCTTGCGCCTTACTGCCCGCCATAGTCCACCTCGCTCAGCACGCCGGACGCCAGCCGCAGCGCACGCGGGGCCACCTGCCGCGCCAGTTGCGGTTCGTGGGCGGCGATCAGCAGGGTCACGCCGCGCCCGGACAACTCGCCCAACAGGTCTAAGGTCAGTTGACGTCCGGCGTCGTCCAAATTGGCAAAGGGTTCGTCTACCAACGTGATCGGGCGGGCCAGCAAGTGAGCGCGGGCCAGTGCCAGCCGCTTCCGCATGCCAGCCGACAGGAAGCGCACCCGCCGCGCTGCCGCCCGTTCCAGCCCCACTCGGCGCAGGGCTGAAGCCGCATCACCCTTCAAGCTGTGCATCTGGAGGGCAAAATTCAGGTTCTCTTCGCCCGTCAGGTCAGGGTACAGGCCCGCGTCTACGGGCATCAGGTGAACACAGTCGCGCACCGCCCGCCCATCACGCAGGTCGAAGCCCAGCACCCGCCCCTCCCCGCGCGTGGGTTTCAGACCCGAAGAAATCAGGCGCAGCAGCGTGGTTTTGCCCGCCCCGTTTTCGCCCAGCAGGGTCACGCCGCTTCCGGCGGGAATGTCCAAGTCCAGCCCCCGCAAGATCACTTCGCGGCCCAAACGGAGCCAGACACCGCGCAACTGGACGGCGTGGGGAAGGGCGGAACGTGGATCGTGGATCGTGGAGAGGGCGGGATTAGACATTCTGCATCCGGGTGTGGAGAGGCCAGAAAAACAACAGCCCCACTGTTTTTTCTACGATCCACGATCCGTCCACCACGATCCTTACATCCTCAGCCATTCCGGCGTCACTCCATAAAAAAATGCGGCCAGTCGCGTAAATTGCCCGGTGATCATCAGGAGGCCCACCGCCACCAGAATGCCGCCGCCCACGCGCTCGAAAGTGCCGGAATAGCGGTTCAGACGGCGCAAATTCAGGCGGTTCCAGAGCAGGGCGGCCAGCAGAAACGGCACGGCGAGGCCCAGCGTGTAGGCGGCCAGTAAGCCCACGCCTTGGCCGAGGCTGGCCGTGCTGGCCGCCAACCCCAAAATGCTGCCCAGCGCCGGGCCGAGGCACGGACTCCAGCCGAAGGCGAACGCCGCGCCGAGGGCGACGGGGCCGTAGCCGCCCGCATCGGCCAGCGCACGGGTATCGCGCATCAGGAAGGGCAGGCGCACGACGCCCAGCATCACCAGCCCAAAAAAGATGATCAGGACGGCTGCCACCTGCCCCAGCAAAAATTTGTGCGGGGCCAGCACCGCGCCGAGGCTGCTGGCTGTCGCTCCCAGCGCAATAAACACCAGCCCGAACCCCAGAATAAAACCCAGCGCCCGCAGCAGCGGAGAGCGTGCGCCGCCGATGACGCCCAAATAACTGGGCACCAGCGGCAGCACGCAGGGGCTAAGAAACGAGAATAGCCCGGCCAGAAACGCCACAGCGAACGTGGGGGCAGATAGGCCGGAAGTCAACATACGGGCAGTCTAGCGGGCGCGGGGTGGGCGGGGCGTCCCGGCTCGGTGTCTTGGGGTGGCGGTGGGGTAGGTCTAAGGGTCTAGGGTCTAAGGTGCTGGGGCGGTGAGGTTCCGGCTGGGAACAGCAGCTAATTAACTACGTCTAGGACAGCCCTCGACTTTCTTAGACCCTTGACCCTTAGACGCCTTTACGCGCCCCAAGCAATCGACAATCGCCCTACCACTCGCCCCGAAAAGTCCCTTCCCATGCGTTCAGCACGCGCCCGCCTTGCACCAACAACACCGTCGGGTAAGCTCCGACTTTTAGGTTGCGGGCAAAAGTGGTAGCCTCCGCGCCGCGCCAAGGGTTGATGCCTGCGGGGGCCGGGGCGGGGATGTCTTCGGCGTTCACGGCCCGTACAGGCAATCCGCTGTCCAGCACAGCCTGCCATAGCTCGCCCAGGTCGCCGCAGTCGTGCGAGTAGACCACCACCACTTCGCGGTCAGCGGCACTCGTCCACGGGTGGGGCGGCAAAGGTTCGCCCAAACGCACGCGGGCGTCGGCTTGGCCTGCCCCCAAAGTCAGCAACAAAGTCAGAAGCGGGGCGTGACGCATGCGGGTCATGATGCGCCGCCCGCGTCAGGAATGCGTGACTGATCGATGAGAGCGGCGAGCAAGAGAAGCGGCCCACCGAAACGCTAGGGGCCGCCAAACAGGGGAGAAGGTAGACAGGGGAAGAACTAGGGTGTAGTGGGGGCCAGCGTGCTGGACTGAGCCTTCACCGCTTTCAGGGCCGCCGGGTCGGGCTTTTCGTCGCGCAGGGGAGCCGGATTCGGGTCGGGCGCATAACCGGGCAATTCCTCTATGTACACGCGCCGCTGCACGATGTTGCTGGGGGGCGTGAATTCGGTGGCCAGCCTGCCCGTCGTGCGGTCTATGTCGATCATGACCGTGCGGGGGTCTTCTCCGCCCGGTGCAAAGGTGGTTTCGCGGTACACGGTGGGGAGGGGCGCGTCGGGCTGAATCTGGGTGTTGGCGGCGTCGCGGTAGTTGGGGTCGAGCAGCGCGATCTTGACGCCGGGCAAGTAGCCGGGGTCGGGCGCGTCCGCCGTCAGAATGCCGGGAGGCTCCACGTACTGCGTCACCGTCTTGCCCGCGTGCGCCACTTCCATCATCCGCCGCCAGATCGGGGCGTTCACGTAACCGGAAAAGAAGTTGACCGGCATTTCGCCGCCCTGCTGCTTGCCCACCCAGACGGCTCCGGTGTAGAGGGGGGTGGTGCCCACGAACCAGAAATCCTTGGGGCCGTTACTCGTTCCCGTTTTGCCTGCCACCGGCCACTCTCCGAACTTGGCCTTGGTCGCCAGCCCGCCTAGTCGCTCGGTCAGGTCGTTTACCACGCCGTTGATCATGTCTAGGCCCAGATACGCCACCTGCGGAGTCCAGACGCGCTTGGGCTTGATGGGAGTGGTTCCGGCGTCGTACAGGACTTCGCCGCGTGCAGTGGTCACGCGCGTCAGGTAGCGTGGCGCACGGTACAGGCCGCCGTTGACGAAGGGAGCGTAGGCCGCTGCCATCTTCACCGGAGTGGTTTCCACTGCGCCCAGCGCGGCAGCCAGCCCGGTTCCGTCGTTGGGCGGCACTCCCAATTCGCGCAGCTTGCCGAAAAAGGTCTGAAGGCCGATCCGGTCTGCGAGGCGCACCGTGACCAAGTTCAGCGAGCGGTCAAGGGCTTCCCGAATGGTCATGGAGCGGTAAGTGGTCGCGCCCTCGAAGTTTTCCGGTTCGTACACGCCGTCTTTACAGCCGATGCACGGGTAGGACACCGGTTTGTCGTCTTCGCGGTGATCCTGGGTCAGTCCGGTACTGAGGGCGGTGGTATACAGCAGCGGCTTGATGGTGGAACCGATCTGGCGCTGGCCCTGCGCGGCGTTGTTCCAGTCGTCGGGCGGCGCGTTGCCGACAAGCTTTTGCCCGATCATGCCCAGCACTTCCCCGCTATAGGGGTCAAGGATGGTCGCGCCCAACGTCGCGCCGGGGGGCAAGCCGGTGGCTTCCCGGCTGGCCGTTTCCACCGCATTCTGAACTTTGGGATCGAGCGTGGTATACACGCGCAGGCCGCCGCTGCCGTACACCTTCTCGCGTCCGAAGCGGCGCACGAGTTCGCCCTCCACCTGTCCCATAAAATGCGGTGCGCGGGTGGTGGTCACGGCTTTCAGTTCCTTGGCGGTGCGGTCTACCAGTTTGGCCGTCTTCACGTCGCCGGACGCGGCATACACCACTTGCCAGCCACGCGGCTGTAGTTTTTCCTGCCACGCGGCGTCGGCCTGCGCCTGAGTGACCCACTGGTCTTCCACCATGCGGGCCAGCACCACTTTCATCAGCGGGCGGACTTGTTCATAATTGAAGTATCGGCCTGCGCTGGGCACCAAAACCGTCAGGTACACACTCTGGGCCAGCGACAGGCGCTTGGGCGTGGTGCGGAAATACGCCTGAGACGCCGCGTAGATGCCGTACAACTCCACCGGGCCGCCGTCGCCCCAATAAATGGTGTTCAGGTAGTTTTGAAGAATCTCTTCTTTGGTAAAGCTGCGCTCCACCTGCACGCTCAGCATCCATTCTTTCAGCTTGCGGTCAGGCGTGCGGGCCTGATTGTATTCCTCCAGCAACAGCGTGTTCTTCACGAGTTGGTTGGTCAGCGTGCTGCCGCCCTGAACCTCGTCACCGCGTGCCAGTCGCTGAAATTGCCGTGCCAGCCCGTAGGGGTCAAGGCCGTAATGCTCGAAGAACCGCCGATCTTCGTTAGAGATCAGGGCCGCCACCATAAACGGGCTGATTTCATCGAGCGTCACTAGGGTTCGGCTGATGGCCTGCTCCCCGATTTTGGGAATCAGGCTGCCCAGAGAGGTGTTGTCGCGGGCAAAGACCCGCGTTTCTGCCCCCAGAGAACGGGTCAGGGAATCGAGTTCGCGGTAGTCGGGCAGTTCGCGTGCCCACTTGCTGGCATAGGTCGCGG includes the following:
- a CDS encoding transglycosylase domain-containing protein, translated to MIFVLRFLKFLTSLLIAALVAGAGVAATYASKWARELPDYRELDSLTRSLGAETRVFARDNTSLGSLIPKIGEQAISRTLVTLDEISPFMVAALISNEDRRFFEHYGLDPYGLARQFQRLARGDEVQGGSTLTNQLVKNTLLLEEYNQARTPDRKLKEWMLSVQVERSFTKEEILQNYLNTIYWGDGGPVELYGIYAASQAYFRTTPKRLSLAQSVYLTVLVPSAGRYFNYEQVRPLMKVVLARMVEDQWVTQAQADAAWQEKLQPRGWQVVYAASGDVKTAKLVDRTAKELKAVTTTRAPHFMGQVEGELVRRFGREKVYGSGGLRVYTTLDPKVQNAVETASREATGLPPGATLGATILDPYSGEVLGMIGQKLVGNAPPDDWNNAAQGQRQIGSTIKPLLYTTALSTGLTQDHREDDKPVSYPCIGCKDGVYEPENFEGATTYRSMTIREALDRSLNLVTVRLADRIGLQTFFGKLRELGVPPNDGTGLAAALGAVETTPVKMAAAYAPFVNGGLYRAPRYLTRVTTARGEVLYDAGTTPIKPKRVWTPQVAYLGLDMINGVVNDLTERLGGLATKAKFGEWPVAGKTGTSNGPKDFWFVGTTPLYTGAVWVGKQQGGEMPVNFFSGYVNAPIWRRMMEVAHAGKTVTQYVEPPGILTADAPDPGYLPGVKIALLDPNYRDAANTQIQPDAPLPTVYRETTFAPGGEDPRTVMIDIDRTTGRLATEFTPPSNIVQRRVYIEELPGYAPDPNPAPLRDEKPDPAALKAVKAQSSTLAPTTP